Sequence from the Gloeocapsopsis dulcis genome:
AGAACTCAATAAAGCACGAGTGAGAGCAGGAGTAAAACTTGAAAACCATGTTCCTATTAGCCGCCTTACCATGTTCAAGCGTAAGCAATCTACTCCAGAACGTTTAGTGGGTCGGGAGTTACTAAGAAACTATGGATTGATGACCGCTGAGGAGTGTGAATATAATGTAAATTTCGCCATGAACAATCCTGACTGTATTATTTACGGATTTGCGATTGGTGACTCTGGTTCTGAGAAATCTAAAGTAGTAGTTGATACGGCATTTTCAATTACAGCTTTTGATGAATCTCACGAAACTTTCACGCTCAATGCTCCGTTTGAAAATGGCACGATGGCATCTAAGGGAGAAGGCGCCTCTAAACCAGGAGAAGTTACAAGTCGGATCAATCAACAAGACCATATCAAACCCCAAATCTTTTTCCCTAGTATTGTTACTTTAAAAGATCCCACAGAGGCGGGTTTCCTGTATGTCTTTAACAACATTCTCAGAACTCGACACTATGGCGCTCAAACTACCCGTACAGGTCGAGTCAGGAATGAATTAATTGGCGTGGTATTTGCAGACGGTGAAATTACGAGTAACCTCCGCTGGACACAGGCAATTTATGACAAACTGCAAGCTGAAAATAAACTGAATTACCGCGATCCGCTTAATGAGGATGATGTGATTGCGGCTGCTATCAGTGCCATTGAAACATTAATGTCTGAGGAGTTTATTGTGCATACTGATTTTGTTGGCGCTAACTTTACTCCTGTGTTAAATGAAGTCAAGGCTTTAACAGGAAGTGAAGCAGGTATCAAGCAAATTTTGCAGCAGGCTGATGCAGAAGCTAAAGTCTACTATAAAAATCACATGAAGCAGAAGCCTGAAGGTGATAAAGCAAAGGCTGGAAAAGCAACGAAGGCAGGGTAACAGCAATGGCAATTATTCATCGCTGTCAGCTAGAGTTGCACGATAGTCTTTATTATGCAACTCGTGAAATTGGGCGTTTGTATGAAACAGAACCAGTGATTCACAATTATGCGCTTTGTTATGCACTGGGGTTGG
This genomic interval carries:
- the cas7d gene encoding type I-D CRISPR-associated protein Cas7/Csc2, yielding MSFLKTIDQKFFLTEIPYKPMGKYAHFITLRVTESYPLFQTDGELNKARVRAGVKLENHVPISRLTMFKRKQSTPERLVGRELLRNYGLMTAEECEYNVNFAMNNPDCIIYGFAIGDSGSEKSKVVVDTAFSITAFDESHETFTLNAPFENGTMASKGEGASKPGEVTSRINQQDHIKPQIFFPSIVTLKDPTEAGFLYVFNNILRTRHYGAQTTRTGRVRNELIGVVFADGEITSNLRWTQAIYDKLQAENKLNYRDPLNEDDVIAAAISAIETLMSEEFIVHTDFVGANFTPVLNEVKALTGSEAGIKQILQQADAEAKVYYKNHMKQKPEGDKAKAGKATKAG